One genomic region from Clarias gariepinus isolate MV-2021 ecotype Netherlands chromosome 22, CGAR_prim_01v2, whole genome shotgun sequence encodes:
- the LOC128510247 gene encoding sodium/hydrogen exchanger 9B2 has translation MCSTNSGCCSRIRSCPKPQGFLASVITKGLLALLLLGVCWTVLGNECEPGHNIFGLVILFLSAVCGGKLVGAISLPNLPPLPPLLGMLLMGLVLRNVPYVSDAVFIDQKWSSSLRSVALAIILTRAGLGLDPAALKKLKAVCMRVAVIPCTVEACTVAVVSHFLMGLPWIWGFILGFVLAAVSPAVVVPSMLLLQAEGFGVQKGIPSLLMASGSFDDILAITGFTTCLGMAFGTGSTWLSLAKGLLEVVVGIVAGVILGILIHFFPSEDQVDLVLRRSCMLLGFSVFCVFVSHVAGLGGAGGLSTLVLSFIAGISWDKKKAPVAAVVGRFWDIFQPLLFGLIGAEITFATLNANTVGLGTAALCVGVVVRVCVTFTVVLFAGFNLKEKIFISLAWLPKATVQAAIGSTALDMARSLGDEQLERYGMDVLTVAVLAIIITAPIGALAIGLAGPKLLQKYTEIEETNTQDKAEDFSPQESHTQPPQAVESKL, from the exons ATGTGTTCCACAAATTCAGGATGTTGCAGTAGAATCCGCTCCTGCCCCAAACCACAAGGCTTCCTCGCCTCCGTCATTACTAAAG ggctgCTGGCACTGCTGCTGCTCGGTGTGTGTTGGACGGTGTTGGGGAACGAGTGTGAGCCAGGACACAATATATTCGGTTTAGTGATTCTGTTCCTGAGCGCCGTGTGTGGAGGGAAACTAGTGGGGGCAATTAGTCTCCCGAACCTGCCCCCTCTACCACCACTGctgg gcatgtTGCTGATGGGTTTGGTGCTCCGTAATGTCCCGTACGTGAGCGACGCCGTGTTTATTGATCAGAAGTGGTCTTCATCACTGCGCAGCGTCGCTCTCGCCATCATCCTCACCCGTGCTGGACTTGGTCTCGACCCTGCG gccctGAAAAAGCTGAAGGCAGTGTGTATGAGGGTGGCCGTGATTCCCTGCACTGTTGAAGCCTGTACTGTAGCTGTGGTGTCTCATTTCCTCATGGGTCTACCCTGGATTTGGGGCTTTATTCtagg gtttgtgTTAGCTGCTGTCTCTCCAGCAGTTGTAGTTCCCTCCATGCTGCTCCtgcaagctgaaggttttgggGTTCAAAAGGGAATCCCATCTCTCCTCATGGCATCAGGAAGCTTTGATGATATCCTCGCTATTACTGGATTCACCACCTGCCTTGGGATGGCGTTCggcacag GCTCCACATGGCTCAGTTTGGCAAAAGGCCTATTGGAGGTGGTGGTTGGAATTGTAGCTGGAGTGATTTTGGGTATTCTCATCCATTTCTTCCCTAGTGAGGatcag gttgatCTGGTGTTGCGGCGTTCCTGCATGTTGCTGGGTTTCTCCgtgttctgtgtgtttgttagtCATGTTGCGGGGCTGGGCGGGGCCGGGGGCCTGAGCACCCTCGTTCTCTCCTTCATCGCCGGAATCAGCTGggacaaaaaaaag gcCCCAGTAGCCGCTGTTGTTGGGAGGTTTTGGGACATTTTTCAGCCGCTTCTCTTTGGACTGATTGGAGCTGAAATTACGTTTGCTACACTCAATGCTAACACTGTAG GTTTAGGAACAGCCgctctttgtgtcggtgttgttGTTCGCGTGTGTGTGACGTTCACCgttgtattgtttgctggtttTAACCTGAAGGAGAAAATTTTTATCTCTCTTGCATGGTTACCTAAAGCTacagtacag GCAGCTATAGGCTCCACAGCCCTGGACATGGCCCGTAGCTTAGGAGACGAGCAGTTGGAGCGTTATGGGATGGACGTGCTGACAGTGGCGGTGTTAGCCATCATCATCACGGCTCCCATCGGCGCACTCGCTATCGGCTTAGCCGGACCCAAACTGCTGCAGAAATACACTGAGATAGAGGAGACAAACACACAAg ATAAAGCCGAAGATTTCTCACCTCAagagtcacacacacaaccacctCAGGCTGTGGAGAGCAagctataa
- the LOC128510248 gene encoding neuromedin-K receptor, whose translation MSAAGNASLFPLGNASNRFAQPPWRVAVWSVAYGCVTLVSVFGNLVVIWIIVAHKRMRTVTNSFLLNLAVADASVAALNTPVNLVYAAHGDWYFGDAYCKFHNFFPVASVFASIYSMTAIAVDRYMAIIHPLKPRFSATLTRVVIVCVWGAAVVMAFPLCFYSNTKAVPNRTLCYVDWPRGAIDTFMYHIIVAILVYLLPLVVMAITYSVVGITLWGGGMPGNSSDNYLEQLQAKRKVVKMMMVVVVTFALCWLPYHLFFIITGLYKSLNKRRFIQQVYLAVLWLAMSSSVYNPIIYCCLNSRFRAGFKRVFSWCPFITLSHLDELELKSARFQRNRQSSLFMLTRLDSSVDTHSSHSSRRKSSAASRHSSLSSQPRPSTRLSPNGCKHTPPLNTTPTSAALSQSDARARAATD comes from the exons ATGTCCGCCGCCGGTAACGCGTCTCTTTTCCCGCTCGGTAACGCGAGTAACCGGTTCGCGCAGCCGCCGTGGCGCGTGGCCGTGTGGTCCGTGGCGTACGGCTGCGTGACGCTGGTGTCGGTGTTCGGGAACCTGGTGGTCATCTGGATCATCGTGGCGCACAAGCGCATGCGGACCGTCACCAACTCGTTCCTGCTGAACCTGGCGGTGGCGGACGCGTCCGTGGCGGCTCTCAACACGCCCGTGAACCTGGTGTACGCGGCGCACGGGGACTGGTACTTCGGGGACGCGTACTGCAAGTTCCACAACTTCTTCCCCGTGGCCTCCGTGTTCGCCAGCATCTACTCCATGACCGCCATCGCCGTGGAcag GTACATGGCGATCATACACCCACTGAAGCCGCGTTTCTCGGCCACATTAACCCGCGtggtgattgtgtgtgtgtggggggcgGCGGTGGTGATGGCCTTCCCGCTGTGCTTCTACTCAAATACCAAAGCTGTTCCCAACAGGACGCTGTGTTACGTGGACTGGCCACGCGGTGCCATCGATAccttcat gtaccACATTATTGTAGCCATACTGGTGTATCTGCTGCCCCTAGTGGTGATGGCGATCACATACAGTGTGGTTGGTATCACACTGTGGGGGGGCGGCATGCCAGGAAACTCCTCTGACAACTACCTGGAGCAGCTACAGGCCAAGCGCAAG gtggtgaagatgatgatggtggtggtggtgaccTTTGCTCTGTGCTGGTTGCCGTATCACCTTTTCTTCATCATCACAGGTCTTTACAAAAGCCTGAACAAGAGGAGGTTCATCCAGCAGGTGTATCTGGCGGTGCTGTGGTTGGCCATGAGCTCCAGCGTCTACAACCCCATCATCTACTGCTGCCTCAACAGCAG GTTCCGCGCCGGTTTTAAGCGAGTGTTCAGCTGGTGTCCCTTCATCACCTTGTCTCACCTGGACGAGCTAGAGCTGAAGTCGGCCCGATTCCAGCGGAACCGTCAGAGCAGCCTGTTCATGCTGACCCGCCTGGACTCCAGCGTcgacacacactcctcacactcttCACGACGCAAGAGCTCCGCCGCCAGTCGCCACAGCAGCCTGAGCAGCCAACCGCGCCCCAGCACACGACTCTCTCCAAACGGCTGTAAGCACACCCCTCCCCTAAACACCACACCCACCTCAGccgctctcagccaatcagacgCCAGAGCTAGAGCCGCTACAGACTGA